AACCCAATAAGCCAGGAAGTTAAAGAACGCAGCCCAAACAACAGCCTGAAACGGAGTAAGCACCTTTGTCGCAACAATAGTTGCAATCGCGTTCGCTGCATCGTGGAAACCGTTGATATAATCAAAGATTAATGCAAGAACGATTATGACAATTAATATTGTAAAATCCATAAGATTGTTGAGTCAAAAATGATTTAGGAGTGCTTAACTACCACAGATTCCAAAACGTTTGCTACGCTCTTACATTTGTCTGATGCAGATTCAAGTGCAGACAAAACTTCTTTATACTTGATGATGTTTTTAGCATCAGTCTCATTTTCAAAGATATCGGCAACCGCTTTGTCAAAAACGTTATCTGCCTTACTTTCCAACTTATTGATTTTTTTGCAGGCATCTGCAATCGCTTTAAGATTTTTCAAATCTTTCAACTCTTTTATCGCAATACCAATATGCTGGCAGGCTTCCAGGTTGATTTCAGTCAATTTACGAATTGATTTCGTGATTTTTTCTACCTGATACAAACGCATTCTACTGGCAGCACCATGCATATAATCTGCCACATCATCCATTGATTTTACAAGGGCGAAAATATCCTCACGGTCAAATGGAGTAATAAAGTTTCTGCTTAGCTCCAGGTGGGTTTTGTGTGTAATTTCCTCAATAATAGCCTCTAGCTCTTCGATTTTTCTGAAATAGTTCTCTCTTTCTAGCTTTGGCGCATTTACTGCCTCGTGCAAAGTTTCAGCCAATAAGATTAAATTTTGTGAAGCCTGTTCGAAAAGAGGGAAGAACTTTTTATCTTTAGGAACTAAAAACTGGAAAATACTGTTTAAAGACATAGGTTTGTTATTTAATGGTGCAAATGTATCTCTTTAATGTTAAGACAATATTAATAAATCATAAATAAGCAGTTATTAAAATTTACGATTTGGTAATATTGGAAAGTACTTCCTGAAAGCCGATTTCTTTTTTATTGCAAACGTTTTCGTATTTTAGCAATCTCAAAAAAATAAGCAAAATACACTCTATACATTATGGATATCAACTTCAATAAAAACGAAGACCACAACAAACTCTTATTATCTGATTTAAAGCAACGCTTCGCTAAAGTAAGACTGGGCGGAGGCGAAAAAAGAATAGAAAAATTACACGCAGAAGGTAAAATGACCGCCAGGGAAAGAATTGATTACCTTCTCGACCCTAAAAAAGAAAGTATTGAAATAGGCGCATTTGTAGGTGATGGCATGTATGCTGAACATGGCGGTTGTCCATCCGGAGGCGTTGTAGTCAAAATAG
The sequence above is drawn from the Flavobacterium lindanitolerans genome and encodes:
- a CDS encoding DUF47 domain-containing protein encodes the protein MSLNSIFQFLVPKDKKFFPLFEQASQNLILLAETLHEAVNAPKLERENYFRKIEELEAIIEEITHKTHLELSRNFITPFDREDIFALVKSMDDVADYMHGAASRMRLYQVEKITKSIRKLTEINLEACQHIGIAIKELKDLKNLKAIADACKKINKLESKADNVFDKAVADIFENETDAKNIIKYKEVLSALESASDKCKSVANVLESVVVKHS